In Cytobacillus oceanisediminis, the following proteins share a genomic window:
- a CDS encoding cytidine deaminase, which yields MLKVRPLEDIDYELIKEAEKVIEKNYRYGRHHIGSAVRTTSGNVFSAVHVEANVGRITVCGEAMAMGKSISEGEHDFQTIVAVAHPHPHEDTEKCWVVSPCGMCRELISDYGKNTDVIISYKNELVKCNVMELLPEKYTSDIE from the coding sequence GTGTTAAAAGTAAGACCTTTGGAAGATATAGACTATGAATTGATTAAAGAAGCAGAAAAAGTTATTGAAAAGAACTATAGATATGGACGACATCACATTGGTTCAGCAGTAAGAACGACATCTGGTAATGTATTTTCAGCAGTTCATGTTGAAGCAAATGTCGGAAGAATAACAGTATGTGGTGAAGCAATGGCTATGGGTAAGTCTATATCAGAAGGAGAACACGATTTTCAAACGATAGTAGCAGTGGCTCATCCGCATCCACACGAGGATACAGAGAAATGTTGGGTTGTTTCTCCTTGTGGTATGTGTCGAGAGTTAATTAGTGATTACGGGAAAAATACTGATGTTATCATTTCTTATAAAAATGAATTGGTAAAGTGTAATGTAATGGAGTTATTACCAGAAAAATATACAAGTGATATAGAATAA
- a CDS encoding aspartate/glutamate racemase family protein, whose amino-acid sequence MKVIGLIGGMSWESSVEYYRIINEEVKRRLGGLHSAKCLLYSVDFHEIERYQSEGAWGNAGEVLGNAARSLEKGGADFIIICTNTMHKVIGDIQSKINIPILHIADATAAQIKEKGINSVGLLGTRYTMQEDFYKSRLEFNGIQVIVPNDNEREIVNKIIYEELCLGKIHQESRDYYKKVIHGLIESGAKGIILGCTEIGLLVKPEDSNVSLFDTTYIHAFEAVNISLK is encoded by the coding sequence ATGAAGGTTATTGGTCTTATTGGCGGAATGAGTTGGGAATCTTCTGTTGAATATTATCGGATTATCAATGAAGAAGTTAAAAGAAGATTAGGGGGATTACATTCAGCGAAATGTCTTTTATATAGTGTCGATTTTCATGAAATTGAACGTTACCAATCAGAAGGCGCTTGGGGAAATGCCGGTGAAGTGTTAGGTAATGCTGCACGTTCTTTGGAAAAGGGAGGGGCTGACTTTATTATCATTTGTACTAATACGATGCACAAAGTTATAGGTGATATCCAGTCGAAAATTAATATCCCCATTTTGCATATCGCAGATGCAACAGCAGCCCAAATTAAAGAGAAAGGAATTAATTCTGTTGGGTTACTAGGCACAAGATACACAATGCAGGAGGATTTTTATAAATCACGCTTGGAGTTTAACGGTATACAAGTTATTGTGCCAAATGACAATGAAAGAGAGATTGTAAACAAGATTATTTACGAAGAGTTATGTTTGGGTAAGATTCATCAAGAATCAAGGGATTATTATAAAAAAGTTATCCATGGTTTAATCGAGTCTGGAGCTAAAGGGATTATATTAGGCTGTACAGAAATTGGATTATTGGTAAAACCGGAGGATTCTAATGTTTCTCTATTTGACACAACCTACATACATGCTTTCGAAGCTGTAAATATTTCCTTAAAATAG
- a CDS encoding Type 1 glutamine amidotransferase-like domain-containing protein, which produces MKLLLTSAGIKNKSIHDSLVEMLDKPIAESNALCIPTALYGHPWVGPGINAWQFISGKSDHMVGLGWKSVGVLELTALPSIDEDRWVPLVREMDVLLVAGGDALYLYHWMRQSGLADLLPSLDAVYVGMSAGSMVMAPNIGEYFVGWTPLNGGDETLGLVDFAMFPHLDHELLPGNTMASAEKWAAGMQGPAYAIDDETAIKVIDGAVEVVSEGHWKLFSP; this is translated from the coding sequence ATGAAACTTCTGCTTACATCTGCAGGCATCAAGAACAAGAGCATACACGACTCACTGGTAGAAATGTTGGATAAACCTATTGCCGAGTCTAATGCCCTCTGCATTCCCACTGCGTTGTACGGACACCCCTGGGTCGGCCCCGGTATCAACGCCTGGCAGTTCATCAGCGGGAAATCCGATCACATGGTCGGCCTGGGTTGGAAGTCTGTAGGCGTGCTGGAGCTTACAGCGCTGCCAAGCATCGATGAAGACCGCTGGGTCCCGCTGGTCCGAGAGATGGACGTCCTGTTGGTGGCGGGCGGCGACGCCCTCTACCTGTACCACTGGATGCGGCAATCCGGCCTAGCAGACCTCTTGCCATCGCTGGATGCAGTCTATGTGGGGATGAGTGCTGGGAGCATGGTGATGGCACCTAACATCGGAGAATACTTCGTTGGTTGGACGCCACTCAACGGTGGTGATGAAACGCTGGGTTTGGTCGATTTTGCAATGTTTCCGCACCTGGATCACGAGTTGCTGCCGGGAAACACGATGGCTTCTGCTGAGAAATGGGCCGCCGGAATGCAAGGGCCCGCGTATGCAATAGATGATGAAACCGCAATCAAAGTGATTGATGGAGCGGTCGAAGTTGTTTCTGAAGGGCATTGGAAACTGTTTTCGCCCTGA
- a CDS encoding endonuclease/exonuclease/phosphatase family protein has protein sequence MKKGLSPIFLAVAMVLAMVGSMFSGISNVFAAESTEQNLKVMTFNLRYENNNDPSPHTWAERVPTIKKLIRMENPDIFGTQEVLYGQLQDLEEVLPGYAWIGLGREGGNRGEYSAIFYDEKRFTPVEYDHFWLSDTPDVIGSKTWGNNIPRMVTWAKFVDNQTDKQFYFVNTHFDHQSAEAREKSAELILEKTKDFNPELPIILTGDFNTRPGTLPHQTLTSDGAFDDLWETAESRINEGIGTFNGFRDPTGGGADNRIDWILTKGNVTANTIEINNYQKNGQFPSDHYPVIAELSIK, from the coding sequence TTGAAAAAAGGATTAAGTCCAATTTTTTTAGCGGTAGCAATGGTACTCGCAATGGTGGGAAGTATGTTTTCCGGAATTTCCAATGTCTTTGCAGCGGAAAGCACGGAACAAAACTTGAAGGTGATGACATTTAATTTAAGGTATGAAAACAACAATGATCCATCACCGCATACATGGGCTGAAAGGGTTCCAACCATTAAAAAGCTCATTCGTATGGAAAATCCAGATATTTTTGGAACGCAGGAAGTTTTATATGGACAACTTCAGGATTTGGAAGAAGTATTACCAGGTTATGCATGGATTGGATTGGGCCGCGAAGGCGGTAATAGAGGAGAATACTCCGCGATTTTCTATGATGAAAAACGGTTTACTCCAGTAGAGTATGATCATTTCTGGCTCTCAGATACTCCAGATGTAATCGGTTCAAAAACATGGGGAAACAACATTCCAAGAATGGTCACTTGGGCGAAATTTGTAGACAACCAAACGGATAAACAATTCTATTTTGTAAATACACATTTCGATCATCAATCTGCCGAAGCGAGAGAAAAGAGCGCTGAATTAATTTTAGAAAAAACCAAAGACTTTAACCCTGAATTACCTATTATTCTGACAGGAGATTTTAATACTCGTCCTGGTACTCTTCCACATCAAACATTAACTAGCGATGGAGCTTTTGATGATTTATGGGAAACAGCAGAGTCACGAATCAATGAGGGAATTGGAACGTTCAATGGCTTCCGTGACCCAACAGGCGGTGGAGCAGACAACCGCATCGATTGGATTCTTACCAAAGGGAATGTAACCGCAAATACGATCGAAATCAATAACTATCAAAAAAATGGTCAATTCCCTAGCGACCACTATCCGGTTATTGCTGAATTATCTATAAAGTAA
- a CDS encoding carboxymuconolactone decarboxylase family protein: MARIEESQYGATPFQRLLGHNKEIMIMWSRLGNELEKEGKLTAQLKEQVRRTLAQSSGCAYCKAKGKPEPNLYDEKISIAVGFAEVFIKEKGDVPDAIFNVLKEYMSDDEISELCAFITFATASQYFGAIMKLEATGT, from the coding sequence ATGGCAAGAATTGAGGAATCACAGTACGGGGCGACCCCCTTCCAAAGACTTTTGGGACATAACAAGGAAATAATGATTATGTGGAGTCGACTGGGAAATGAGTTGGAGAAAGAAGGGAAGCTTACTGCTCAATTAAAAGAGCAAGTAAGAAGAACTCTTGCACAAAGTAGTGGTTGTGCATATTGCAAAGCAAAAGGAAAACCAGAACCTAATTTGTACGATGAAAAAATATCAATTGCTGTAGGATTTGCGGAGGTATTTATTAAAGAAAAAGGAGATGTCCCAGATGCCATTTTTAATGTGTTAAAAGAGTACATGTCTGATGATGAAATTAGCGAGCTTTGTGCGTTTATCACTTTTGCAACTGCTTCACAATATTTTGGTGCCATTATGAAATTAGAAGCAACAGGTACCTAA
- a CDS encoding Lrp/AsnC family transcriptional regulator has protein sequence MKIDDIDKKIIDVLSEDSRLSMSALGRKINLSSPSVTDRVRKMESLGIIKKYTLEVDYEKLGLPIQCIIEATVKNGDYSSFRKYIEELPNVEFCYRIAGNACYMLKIQFDSFRKAEGFIENVSPYARTVTHFIFSEVQTNLKMSTQ, from the coding sequence ATGAAAATCGATGATATTGATAAGAAAATAATAGATGTATTAAGCGAAGATAGCAGATTATCAATGAGCGCGCTTGGAAGAAAAATCAATTTATCTTCTCCATCGGTTACAGATCGTGTTAGGAAAATGGAATCACTTGGAATAATTAAGAAGTACACATTGGAAGTGGATTATGAGAAATTAGGGCTTCCAATCCAATGCATAATAGAAGCAACTGTTAAAAATGGGGACTATAGCTCTTTTAGGAAATATATTGAGGAGTTACCAAATGTAGAATTCTGTTATCGGATTGCAGGAAATGCCTGTTATATGCTAAAAATACAATTCGACTCTTTTAGAAAGGCAGAAGGGTTTATTGAAAATGTAAGTCCGTATGCCCGTACTGTCACACATTTTATTTTTTCGGAGGTCCAGACCAATTTGAAAATGAGTACCCAATAG
- a CDS encoding MDR family MFS transporter, protein MKQLQRRQNLVVTGLLLSILMASMDNTIVATAMGTIVGDLGGLDKFIWVTSAYMVAEMAGMPIFGKLSDMFGRKRFFMMGLIFFMFGSILCGTAQTIEQLSVYRAIQGIGGGALIPITFTIIIDLFPPGKRGKMSGLFGAVFGLSSIFGPLLGAYITDYISWHWIFYINLPIGVLSLMLIALFYKESHERKKQKIDWMGSITLVGAIVCLLFALELGGNEYTWDSTVILSLFAGFFILFSIFFITEKSAEDPVISFSMFKDRLFASSTIVGLFYGVSFIVGIVYIPIFIQGVTGGSATNSGLILLPMMLGVVVSSQIGATAAPKLGFRNVMLIFAVILLIGMYLLSTVSAETSRFAVTLYMIIIGLGTGASFSVINMAAIHSFGPESRGSATSTVSFLRQLGMSLGITIYGIIQRSNFSDQIQEISSGNNHMITGGAQNDTRSILSEQARKTMPEPLLDKIIDALAESISYTFTWALIPSVLALFFVFFLTNDRISSNDTQQES, encoded by the coding sequence ATGAAGCAGCTACAAAGAAGACAAAATCTGGTAGTAACAGGACTGTTGCTCTCTATTCTTATGGCTTCAATGGATAACACCATTGTTGCAACAGCTATGGGGACCATTGTTGGGGATTTAGGAGGGCTTGATAAGTTTATTTGGGTAACATCAGCTTATATGGTGGCTGAAATGGCAGGTATGCCGATATTTGGTAAACTTTCTGATATGTTTGGACGGAAACGTTTTTTTATGATGGGGTTAATCTTTTTTATGTTTGGGTCAATTCTTTGCGGAACTGCCCAGACCATTGAGCAGCTTAGCGTATATCGGGCTATACAGGGAATTGGCGGTGGTGCATTAATACCGATTACCTTCACCATTATTATTGATCTTTTCCCACCCGGTAAGCGAGGAAAGATGAGTGGGCTATTCGGAGCTGTTTTTGGCTTATCAAGTATATTCGGTCCGTTGCTTGGAGCATATATTACTGATTATATCAGCTGGCATTGGATATTCTACATCAATCTTCCTATTGGTGTTCTCTCATTAATGTTAATCGCGTTATTTTATAAAGAATCCCATGAACGCAAGAAACAAAAAATTGATTGGATGGGATCGATTACATTAGTTGGAGCAATTGTATGTCTGCTATTTGCTCTAGAGCTTGGGGGCAATGAGTACACTTGGGACTCTACTGTAATTTTAAGTTTATTTGCAGGATTTTTCATTTTATTTTCAATATTTTTTATTACGGAAAAAAGTGCTGAAGATCCTGTTATTTCTTTCTCTATGTTTAAAGATCGACTCTTCGCTTCAAGCACGATTGTAGGCTTGTTTTATGGAGTTTCCTTTATTGTAGGTATTGTGTATATACCGATCTTTATTCAGGGGGTAACAGGCGGCAGTGCAACAAATTCAGGCCTAATCCTACTTCCTATGATGCTGGGTGTGGTAGTATCCTCACAAATAGGGGCAACGGCTGCTCCAAAACTCGGGTTTCGGAATGTCATGCTCATTTTTGCAGTTATTTTGCTAATCGGGATGTACTTGCTAAGTACAGTTTCAGCAGAAACATCAAGATTTGCAGTTACATTGTATATGATAATTATCGGGTTAGGCACAGGAGCTTCTTTTTCTGTAATAAATATGGCAGCTATCCATAGCTTCGGACCAGAAAGCCGGGGTTCAGCCACATCAACAGTATCATTTTTACGACAGCTTGGGATGAGTTTGGGAATTACCATTTATGGGATTATTCAACGTTCTAATTTTTCAGATCAAATTCAAGAAATTTCCAGCGGAAACAATCATATGATTACCGGAGGGGCTCAAAATGATACACGCTCTATTTTATCTGAGCAAGCACGTAAGACTATGCCAGAGCCATTACTAGATAAAATCATAGATGCCCTTGCAGAGTCAATAAGTTATACATTCACATGGGCTCTCATACCATCCGTATTGGCGTTGTTTTTCGTGTTTTTCTTGACAAATGACCGTATTTCTAGCAACGACACTCAACAGGAAAGCTAG